One window of the Podospora pseudopauciseta strain CBS 411.78 chromosome 4, whole genome shotgun sequence genome contains the following:
- a CDS encoding hypothetical protein (EggNog:ENOG503P59E) produces the protein MEQRQSQLAGKVTKMLPKSRHAQTSVSHQNGGLFRPEELGSESKDPYDLSEDSQDDHEELGLRRPAKKARLSYVDLPAHSSAQNYPKNASVAVDYPTPKPTSELANASSTVNLWSFSTTDDVDAANPRSLAATVSKLDQFIDETYLQQCHPATPGATLQTDVNGVLPSARHTMSLCSLPDSTRTWGHSENGNKQEDGPANHNGPQRNQETQELPYADCNMFDPRGVAVNLMSFSNMPKVEGEDESYSVASLDEEDLVKLADSIDRPSRQSPPTSVLRDMSSISSVGTYDPDLKRSSHGKPAEGPEEDEDLMDSDIDWSPIVDQLASQARSHSADPPKSQPVPEILSTHSQKPELAPSHQLVVRPFNRPPFPSTLRDKSPVCGLSNNTVSRTCFRLGHLIAENVRNSSQDRDVVYELYARVNYSHRNRPSATQIPLFNVIKHDNSFRTQHFLFMDLWKDLKPHVWGVLENWRPDGVLDKLSSIFLSAGPPPSQFSQQNEVERERKLCRCICRISKAPKGASQAGGRNKINNPEIGGWSMKVLWIEEVGWDTIEKMKSIICQE, from the exons ATGGAGCAACGGCAGTCTCAGCTGGCTGGGAAGGTCACCAAAAT GCTACCGAAGTCAAGACATGCCCAGACTTCGGTCTCGCACCAGAACGGAGGCCTGTTTCGCCCAGAAGAGTTGGGTTCGGAATCGAAGGACCCCTACGACCTGTCCGAAGACTCTCAAGATGATCACGAAGAGCTCGGGCTCCGGCGGCCCGCGAAGAAAGCACGGCTAAGCTATGTTGATCTCCCTGCCCATTCGTCTGCACAGAATTACCCAAAGAATGCCTCCGTCGCCGTCGACTATCCGACGCCTAAGCCAACGAGTGAGCTAGCCAATGCCTCATCCACCGTCAACTTGTGGTCCTTTTCGACCACAGACGATGTGGATGCCGCAAACCCCAGGTCGTTGGCAGCGACGGTCTCCAAGTTGGACCAGTTCATCGATGAGACCTACCTTCAACAATGTCATCCCGCAACACCTGGGGCAACTCTCCAAACAGACGTCAATGGTGTGCTTCCTAGCGCAAGGCACACTATGAGTTTGTGTTCTCTTCCAGACTCAACTCGAACATGGGGACATAGCGAGAATGGCAACAAACAGGAGGATGGTCCTGCCAACCACAACGGGCCCCAACGCAACCAGGAAACCCAGGAACTACCCTACGCAGATTGCAACATGTTTGACCCTCGAGGTGTCGCTGTCAATCTTATGTCTTTTTCCAACATGCCGAAAGTTGAGGGCGAAGACGAAAGCTACTCGGTGGCGTCGCTCGATGAAGAGGATTTGGTGAAGTTGGCAGACTCGATCGACCGACCATCACGCCAATCACCACCGACCAGCGTGCTACGAGATATGAGCAGCATCTCTTCTGTGGGGACGTACGATCCGGACCTTAAAAGGTCTTCTCACGGCAAGCCTGCAGAGGGGccagaagaggatgaggacctCATGGACTCAGATATTGATTGGAGCCCGATCGTGGACCAACTAGCCTCACAAGCCAGGTCCCATTCCGCTGACCCGCCTAAATCTCAGCCAGTACCTGAAATTTTGTCAACTCATTCGCAGAAACCTGAGTTGGCTCCATCTCACCAGCTTGTGGTTCGGCCATTCAATCGACCGCCCTTCCCATCGACACTTCGGGACAAATCTCCCGTGTGCGGACTCTCAAATAACACCGTTTCACGCACTTGCTTCCGCCTCGGGCATCTCATCGCGGAGAACGTTCGGAATTCATCCCAAGACCGAGATGTCGTGTACGAGCTCTACGCGCGAGTGAACTACTCACACCGAAACCGACCCTCTGCCACTCAGATTCCACTCTTCAATGTCATCAAACATGACAACTCGTTTCGAACGCAGCACTTTCTGTTCATGGACCTGTGGAAAGATTTGAAGCCCCATGTCTGGGGTGTGTTGGAGAATTGGAGGCCCGACGGGGTTCTTGATAAACTGAGTAGCATCTTCCTTTCGGCTGGGCCACCTCCGTCGCAATTCTCGCAACAAAATGAGGTCGAGCGTGAGAGAAAGCTGTGCCGGTGTATCTGCCGCATCTCTAAAGCGCCCAAGGGAGCGTCTCAGGCTGGTGGGCGGAATAAGATCAACAATCCTGAAATCGGAGGTTGGTCTATGAAGGTGTTGTGGATAGAAGAGGTTGGGTGGGATACTATTGAGAAGATGAAAAGCATTATTTGTCAGGAATGA
- a CDS encoding hypothetical protein (COG:U; BUSCO:EOG09262YQG; EggNog:ENOG503NVR2): MFSQKKPYTAVTVTIEHLTSEAIPENDLSGIPELVEVINLQDSGPSEAARAIRKKLKYGNLHRQLRALTLLDGLIQNAGPRFQRSFADEALLERLRFCGKAQLSDPEVRKKCTELFRSWAVQYKGVRGLEQIATLHNELPKRKQVVTQERSKVIKETSNPFGDDDDELRSPPAAGPSQSGPRHGLETRTAGTVQSFSHTSKDDKKKKDKKGKRRQPFNLEAEKEQMKAHIAEASIASINLTNTLQTINREKERISENQAAVQRFEACKNLRRKILRYIHYVESEEWLGSLLYANDTLVTALMTFEQLDRSIDADSDSDDELAEQAHLYRMATEKAKGKEPGSPSRPRSPVAGMASLNITSPARPSAPPRPSAPKPSIQRRVEPSDDEDSEEEEDDNPFADRNAVLKAE, translated from the exons ATGTTCTCCCAAAAGAAACCCTACACggccgtcaccgtcaccatcGAACATTTGACGAGTGAGGCGATACCGGAAAATGATCTCAGTGGAATCCCAGAACTCGTTGaagtcatcaacctccaGGATTCAGGTCCTTCAGAAGCCGCACGCGCCATCAGAAAGAAGCTCAAGTACGGAAATCTCCACCGGCAACTCCGCGCCCTCACCCTACTGGACGGTCTCATTCAGAATGCCGGTCCCCGCTTCCAGCGAAGCTTTGCTGACGAGGCTCTGCTTGAGCGTTTGCGGTTTTGCGGCAAGGCTCAGCTGTCTGACCcggaggtgaggaagaagtGTACAGAGCTCTTCCGCAGCTGGGCCGTCCAATACAAGGGCGTCCGCGGACTGGAACAGATTGCTACTCTTCACAACGAGCTTCCTAAGAGGAAGCAGGTAGTGACTCAGGAGAGGTCCAAGGTGATCAAGGAAACATCAAACCcctttggggatgatgacgatgaactCAGAAGCCCACCGGCGGCAGGTCCATCCCAGTCTGGACCTCGCCATGGCCTTGAAACAAGGACAGCCGGTACCGTTCAATCTTTTAGCCATACTTCCAAGGacgacaagaaaaagaaggataAGAAGGGCAAGAGACGCCAGCCGTTCAATCTCGAGGCTGAAAAGGAGCAGATGAAGGCCCATATCGCCGAAGCCTCCATTGCCTCGATCAATCTTACCAACACACTGCAGACCATCAACCGAGAAAAGGAGCGCATCTCGGAAAATCAGGCGGCGGTGCAGCGATTTGAGGCTTGTAAGAATCTTCGCAGGAAGATTCTGCGTTAT ATCCATTATGTGGAATCCGAGGAATGGCTCGGCAGCCTTCTATACGCAAACGACACGCTCGTCACGGCACTCATGACGTTTGAGCAGCTTGACCGCTCCATTGATGCGGACAGTGATTCTGACGATGAACTTGCCGAGCAAGCGCACCTGTACCGAA TGGCGACAGAAAAGGCAAAAGGCAAAGAGCCAGGTTCGCCATCGAGGCCCAGATCTCCAGTTGCCGGTATGGCTAGTCTCAACATTACGTCTCCTGCTCGACCATCAGCTCCACCACGGCCATCCGCACCCAAACCGTCTATTCAACGCCGCGTTGAGCCGTCCGATGATGAAGACtcggaggaagaggaagatgacaaCCCGTTTGCTGACCGGAATGCCGTCCTTAAGGCGGAGTGA
- a CDS encoding hypothetical protein (EggNog:ENOG503NWGX; COG:S), whose protein sequence is MIPHHPKPGTSTTHSTQAVTSPPRPSRVVPKPIPPQQTLDTRTYQINQLKRRYPSHKETSLPGGTGTSLSFNLVPSDPDFPFDLPQLECDLHIPSKYPKSPAKLHVKNSDIPRGFAINIEKGWDKLVEERKGGGGTLLSLVNGLDKRLEGLLSEEKAETVKLTIFKDTRHLDRQRVEEEEEEVSKTEPVVVPPVRRAYIPLETFTQAQIAEAKARRAQEVRQLEARMGRLQHYHRSSDGIIYTLPLDPKKRAELPGELKGVMSVQLVVPLLYPLQNLRVLLNDVEGGKEGEELAEGVKEVEVREAEHAASVERVGQVDRGHLHVIPRPPEWGFGDDGTESSNYDSEDEDDEGGAELGKDSEEMGGSPLPTRTIEKGTAMLFPSIELHGIELLQVSVLSLNVKCDRCKTLNEVTGLKNNLDKASSCKKCATAFTVGYRQELVHMNSTRAGFIDATGCTVADLLPSTFVPTCGKCSHPSLGLVSVRGETTTNICRECHARFAFKIPDVKFLDYAPGMHTRLPPTSGPRRKTEKLGLHAGEPLPEKGSCQHYKKSYRWFRFSCCSKVYPCDKCHDAAEEHINEWANRMICGWCSREQNYSVESCAFCGRSVIGKRGSGYWEGGKGTRDKRLMRRGDKRKYRRVGGGETRKD, encoded by the exons ATGataccccaccaccccaaacccGGCACCAGCACAACCCACAGCACCCAAGCAgtaacctcccccccacgCCCCTCCCGCGTCGTCCCAAAACCCATTCCCCCTCAACAAACCCTCGACACTCGAACCTACCAAATCAACCAGCTCAAACGCCGCTATCCCTCCCACAAGGAAACCTCGTTGCCaggcggcaccggcaccTCCCTCAGCTTCAACCTCGTCCCGTCAGACCCCGACTTCCCCTTTGACCTCCCCCAGCTGGAATGCGACCTCCACATTCCTTCTAAATACCCCAAGTCACCCGCCAAATTACACGTCAAAAACTCTGATATCCCCCGAGGCTTCGCGATTAACATCGAAAAGGGATGGGACAAGCTGGTTGAGGAACggaaggggggaggcgggACGCTGTTGAGTCTGGTAAATGGGCTTGACAAGAGATTAGAGGGGTTGCtgagcgaggagaaggccgagacGGTGAAATTGACGATTTTTAAAGACACCAGACACCTGGATCGACAGcgagtggaggaggaggaggaggaggtgtcAAAAACTGAACCGGTTGTTGTGCCTCCTGTTAGGAGAGCTTATATCCCCTTGGAGACCTTCACGCAAGCCCAGATTGCAGAGGCGAAAGCCCGGCGCGCGCAGGAAGTTAGACAGCTCGAGGCAAGAATGGGGCGGTTACAGCATTATCACCGGTCGAGTGATGGGATTATTTACACGTTGCCTCTTGATCCGAAGAAGAGGGCCGAGTTACCgggggagttgaagggggTCATGTCGGTGCAGTTGGTTGTGCCGTTGTTGTATCCGTTGCAGAATTTGAGGGTGCTGCTGAatgatgttgagggagggaaggaaggggaggagctggcggagggg gtgaaggaggttgaggttaGGGAGGCGGAGCATGCTGCTAGTGTTGAGAGGGTTGGGCAGGTGGATAGGGGGCATTTGCATGTTATTCCCAGGCCGCCGGAGTGGGGgtttggagatgatgggacaGAATCTTCTAACTACGACtctgaggatgaggatgatgagggtggtgctgaGCTTGGGAAGGATAGCGAGGAAATGGGGGGGTCGCCACTGCCTACTCGGACGATTGAGAAGGGGACAGCGATGTTATTCCCTTCGATTGAACTGCATGGGATTGAGCTGCTTCAGGTGTCGGTTCTGAGCCTCAATGTCAAGTGCGATCGTTGCAAGACGCTGAACGAAGTCACGGGGCTGAAGAATAACCTGGATAAGGCGAGCAGCTGCAAAAAGTGTGCCACTGCTTTTACTGTTGGGTATCGGCAAGAGCTGGTGCACATGAACTCCACAAGGGCGGGCTTCATTGATGCTACTGGGTGTACAGTTGCCGATTTGTTACCAAG CACCTTTGTCCCAACATGCGGCAAATgctcccacccctctctcGGCCTCGTCTCCGTCCGCGGCGAGACAACGACCAACATCTGCCGGGAATGCCACGCCCGCTTCGCCTTCAAGATCCCCGACGTCAAATTCCTCGACTACGCCCCCGGCATGCACACTAGGCTACCGCCTACCTCTGGTCCTCGCCGCAAGACAGAAAAACTGGGTCTTCACGCTGGTGAACCTCTCCCGGAAAAGGGGTCCTGCCAGCACTACAAGAAGAGCTACAGATGGTTCCGGTTTTCGTGCTGCTCAAAGGTGTATCCGTGTGACAAGTGCCACGATGCGGCTGAGGAGCACATCAATGAGTGGGCGAACAGGATGATTTGCGGGTGGTGTTCACGGGAGCAGAATTACAGTGTGGAGAGTTGTGCGTTTTGCGGAAGGAGCGTGATTGGGAAGAGGGGCAGTGGGtattgggagggggggaaggggacgAGGGATaagaggttgatgaggaggggggataagAGAAAGTATAGacgggtgggagggggggagacgAGGAAGGATTGA